In a genomic window of Periophthalmus magnuspinnatus isolate fPerMag1 chromosome 3, fPerMag1.2.pri, whole genome shotgun sequence:
- the mafa gene encoding transcription factor Maf, with translation MASELAMSNSDLPTSPLAMEYVNDFDLMKFEVKKEPVEPDRNISQCSRLIAGGSLSSTPMSTPCSSVPPSPSFSAPSPGSGSEQKTHIEDFYWMSGYQQQLNPEALGFSPEDAVEALINSSHQLQSFDGYARGQQFPGAAGAGGAMAGEEMGSAAAVVSAVIAAAAAQNGAQHHHHHHHHHAGAHHQQPGVQSSSASAPGHTHMRIDERFSDEQLVTMSVRELNRQLRGVAKEEVIRLKQKRRTLKNRGYAQSCRFKRVQQRHVLEGEKTQLLQQVEHLKQEISRLVRERDAYKEKYEKLISTGFRENGSSSDNNPSSPEFFMSSRKFLHL, from the exons ATGGCATCAGAACTGGCAATGAGCAACTCCGACCTGCCCACCAGTCCCTTGGCCATGGAATATGTTAATGACTTCGATCTGATGAAGTTTGAAGTGAAAAAGGAGCCGGTGGAGCCCGATCGCAACATCAGCCAGTGCAGTCGCCTTATCGCCGGGGGATCATTGTCTTCCACCCCGATGAGCACGCCTTGCAGTTCGGTGCCCCCCTCTCCAAGCTTCTCTGCGCCCAGTCCGGGCTCAGGGAGCGAGCAGAAGACGCACATAGAGGACTTCTACTGGATGTCCGGTTATCAACAGCAGCTAAACCCAGAGGCACTGGGCTTCAGCCCCGAGGACGCAGTTGAGGCTCTCATCAACAGCAGTCACCAACTCCAGTCTTTCGATGGCTATGCCAGGGGCCAGCAGTTCCCCGGAGCGGCCGGTGCAGGGGGCGCCATGGCCGGTGAGGAGATGGGCTCTGCCGCGGCCGTGGTCTCTGCAGTGATCGCCGCGGCGGCTGCACAAAACGGTGCACaacatcaccatcatcatcaccaccaccacgCCGGTGCGCACCACCAGCAGCCCGGCGTACAGTCCAGCAGCGCCTCGGCTCCGGGGCACACGCACATGCGCATCGATGAGCGCTTCTCCGATGAGCAGCTTGTCACCATGTCCGTGCGCGAGCTCAACCGGCAACTACGAGGGGTCGCCAAAGAAGAAGTGATTAGACTGAAACAGAAGAGAAGAACCCTCAAAAATAGAGGCTACGCGCAGTCCTGCCGCTTCAAGCGCGTGCAGCAGCGGCACGTcctggagggagagaagacccAGCTCCTGCAGCAAGTGGAGCACCTCAAACAAGAGATCTCCAGGCTGGTCCGGGAGAGGGACGCGTATAAGGAGAAGTACGAAAAGCTCATCAGCACCGGCTTCCGAGAAAACGGCTCGAGCAGTGACAACAATCCCTCGTCCCCGGAGTTTTTCAT GTCATCAAGAAAATTCCTGCACCTGTGA